The sequence aagCTGGaccctctctgctccctgtccccagtccctgccttcctgcctggccctgtccccatgccccaGGACACACCTGCGCGCCAGCAGCCACTTGCCCCACCAGGTAGTCAGTGACGACATCGGCCAGCAGCCGCAACAGTCTGTGGCTTGCCTCGGGGTGACGGTAGAGCCAGCTCTTGGCCTTGGCCATTGTAGTGGAGCCGCCACCTTCAATCATGTAGGACATGAGTGTCCACTGTGGGAAGGAGAGGAATGGAGTGAGGACGGTGATGGAGACAGAAGACAACGCTAGGGGCCGGTCACAGTGCTGAAGGTAGGACCTGTGAGCACCCCAGAGTGTGGGGCACAGCTGCTCCTGCATTTAATGTCCCCCACCTATGCAGCCCTATAGCACCCACAGCTCTGGGGGTGTCATGGCCAGCGTCACCCCAGAAGAGAGAGCAGAGAAGCCCAGCTGGGAGGCCCACATGGAGAAGCCACATCACTTACAGGTGCCCCGGAAAAGCCGATGAGGGGCACCCTGCCCTCCAGGCTATGTCGTGTCAGCGTGATGGCCTGGAAGACGTAACCCAGCTCTGCGGTCACATCCACCTTCTGTCGCAGTTTCAGCAGATCCTCCACCTCCTTCAGGGGCTCTGTGAAAGTGGGTCCTTTACCCGGGACCATGACAACCTCCATGCCCAGtgcctggggatgggggagaatgGGAGAAGCAGGAATGGGGTGGCCCTGAACCCAGCCctgttcccagctgctgctccctcccacCAGCCATAGATCTCACCTGGGGCACCACCAAGATGTCGGAGAAGATGATGGCAGCATCCAGGGGAAATCGTCTGAGCGGCTGCGAAGGGGAAGAGGCAGCATCAGTGAGGGGCTTGGGACTCCCTCCCCATGCAGGACCCGGACAAGCACATGGGGCAGTGGGGTCCCCAAGGGCTCCACAATTTACTGGGGCCACCCCGAGTGGCCAGACCCAAGGTTTCTCGCCGTCCCCATCTGGGTGGGGAGAAGCAGGACACAGACCTGCTGAGGGATGCTCACCTGCAGTGTCAGCTCACAGCAGAGTTTGGGGCTCCGGCAAGTGGCAAAGAAATCCTGCGCCGCCCGGGTCTCCCGGAACTCTGCAAGGGACCGGCATGCGCGTTACGGGGTGCACACTGGGCCCCCCTTGCCCTGTTCCCCCCGCACACCTCTGCCTGCTCACCGGGCAGGTAGCGCCCTGCCTGCCGCATGCACCACACCGGGGTGTGCTCCGTCTCCTCCCCACGCGCCGCTCGCAGAAACGTGTCATTCTTCAGCTTGGGGAAGCCCTTGGGGCTGCGGATGAAAGAGCAGATACGGTTTGTCACCCATGAGGGCTCCAGGTGCCCCGCCGGATCCCCgcagctgggggcagggggtgtcAGGGCCAGCGGCTTGTCCCCACTCCCCAGCCAGTGACCGCAGGAAGGGGCTTGCGCCCAGCAGTGACAAACGTGACGAATGCTCCCCATCATGGTCCAGGACCTCTTCCTGCTCAGCATCGTGGGGCCCTCCCCAGGGAGAGGCGATGCCCGGCCCAGGGCCCCGCGAGATTAAGTTATCGGGGCCAGCAGTTACTCCCGCCTGGAGAGACTTGGGGCCAGCGGGGTGTGGGGGCAGGCAGTCCTGCCACCGGTGTCCCCGGCCCCTATCTGTGCCGTGCAGCCCCCAGAGGCCCAGGCGCCCGCCAAGGTGGCAACCACAAGTCCCAACGTCCCCCCCGCAGCGTCACCGCCGAGGGGCTGCTGGAGCCTGGCCTGCCCCAGGGACGGGGACCCCGGGGAACCATGGGGAACGGCCAGCACCGTCCTGCTGTGATGGGCGGGGGTCACGGGGACAAAGTCCCCAAAAACTCCAGTGTGGGACCAGTGACTTCACTGCCACACCAGTGGCCCTGCTGATCCATCCCATTGCAGGGTCCGTATTCCCAGTGCCTCACCAGTGCAGGGtcagccccccccagcgcctcaccaCTGACTCCAGTGCAGGACCCTGGTACCAGCACCATATCCCCAGGGCCACACCAGTGCCTCACCAGTGATGTCCCCAGGGCCACAGCAGTGACCCCAGTACAGGATCCCAGCGCCAGAGTACTGTCTCCAGGGCCGCACCAGTGACCCCAGTACGGGACCCTAGTGCCAGATCGCCGTTCCCAGGGCCACACCACTGTCCCCCGTGCAGGCCCCAGTTACTCACAGGAGCCGCTCGCCGCCCTCCATCCTGCTGCGCcgctccccagcccctccgtTGCCTCCTGACACGgcccgctccgctccggcccgcccccggcccgccccgccggcgccgCCATCTTGCCGTAGCCCCGCCTCTCCGTACGCCGCCATCTTGCCCCGCTCCTCGCTCCCCGGTACTCGGTACGGGCGCCGCCATCTTGCCCTACGTCCGCCCCATCGGGCGCCGCCATCTTGCCTTGTCGGCGGGCGGGGTTTGCCGTAAACCCGCGAGTAGCGACCCCGCCGGTGCGGGGCTCGGTCGCTGCCCGCCGTGCACGGTACCCGGTGCGCGATGCGTGCGGGCGGGGAGGCGCCGCACCAGGTGCTGGGCCGGCTGCGGTTCCTGCTGCAGTGCAGCGAGTGCTTCCGCCGCGCCCGGGCGCTGCCCGCCGCGCTCTGCTACGTGCCGCGGGAGGTGCAGTACAAGATCTGCAAGGacccctccgccgccgccgccgccgccgccgccgcccgcagcCTGCTCAGCGTCTGGGACAGCCCGGGGCCGGCGCGGGGCGGCAAGCGGGCGGCGCGGGCCACCATCGAGGTGCGGAAGGGCGGCTGCCTCCGCGCCACCGGCGAGGAGTACTGCAACGGCGCCGGGCTCTGGGTCAAGCTCACCAAGGTAACGGCGGCGGGGTGGCTGGGAGGCCGCCGCGGCCTGCGCTGCCGGTGGCGGGGCCTGTCCGTCCCCTGACGGGAGCCGCCTGTCCCCCgcaggagcagctggaggagtACCGGAGCGGCTGCGAGCTGGAggagggctgggtgctggtgtGCAAGCACGCCGACGGCGGGGACCGGCTGGTGCCGGTGGAGTCCACGGAGCGGAtccagcggcagcagcagctcttcgGGGTGGACTACAAACCCGTCATCAGGTGCGGGGCCACCGCTCTCTCCCTCCCGGTCGCCATCCCTGGCTTCCCCGGCTGCCCCTTGTACGGTAGAAAGCAGGGAGGTTCTCGCCCCCCGTTCCCCCAGGCCCATCTGCGTGGGGTTTCGGTGTGCTGCCCCTCAGCTGCCCTGGACTGAGGAGCCCCGGCCCGCTTGGCCGCTTCTTCCACGGAAGTGAGGCAATAGGGATGCCAGATGTGGCGTTAACTGGGTTCAGCTCGGTCACTGTCCTTGTCACCCACCCTGCGGGGTGTGGGCTGGAAGAAGTAGAGATGGTTGGAAAGGAAAGGACGGCAGATGAGGCTGGAGGTGATGGAAACTGGAGTGCGGTGGGGCTTTAAACCTGAGTCTTCCTCTTCCAGCTACTCCTCGACCACTAGCTCC comes from Haliaeetus albicilla chromosome 8, bHalAlb1.1, whole genome shotgun sequence and encodes:
- the UROD gene encoding LOW QUALITY PROTEIN: uroporphyrinogen decarboxylase (The sequence of the model RefSeq protein was modified relative to this genomic sequence to represent the inferred CDS: deleted 1 base in 1 codon), which produces MAAPVPSTGERGAGQDGGVRRGGATARWRRRRGGPGAGRSGAGRSGGNGGAGERRSRMEGGERLLPKGFPKLKNDTFLRAARGEETEHTPVWCMRQAGRYLPEFRETRAAQDFFATCRSPKLCCELTLQPLRRFPLDAAIIFSDILVVPQALGMEVVMVPGKGPTFTEPLKEVEDLLKLRQKVDVTAELGYVFQAITLTRHSLEGRVPLIGFSGAPWTLMSYMIEGGGSTTMAKAKSWLYRHPEASHRLLRLLADVVTDYLVGQVAAGAQALQLFESHAGHLGPEQFQDFALPYIRDISQAVKSKLKEEALPLVPMIIFAKDAHYALRDLARAGYEVVGLDWTIRPQEARAQTGKDVTLQGNLDPCALYAPKEKIGELVKKMLEGFGTQRYIANLGHGLYPDMNPEHVGAFVEAVHAHSRHINKHS